From Erigeron canadensis isolate Cc75 chromosome 8, C_canadensis_v1, whole genome shotgun sequence, one genomic window encodes:
- the LOC122609746 gene encoding uncharacterized protein LOC122609746: MVTITQHEHPLRLIDLQPNFPHYEEDYDDDSNDDDDDDLSTQKAFPCFQCDRCDKEINWFHRYYYKCKTHSCDYSLHKFCGDLPLTLKHTSHPDHTLTLSYDLVTTCYCVLCRRYDRSGFCFKCSKCNFQIHANCVIASTENPFIYHPSHGHPLAAILKPISSNCNACGKTHNGTFYLCVTCYDFCIHSDCVFLPKTLKIQDTTKNIFFHNHPLILSYSFPDQEANFYPRCRVCNKYFTNENLWIFKCEKCRYYTHLDCTTSKEESFMPFISSFGKNLIKDYENSSYPDLIHLPFPDESYSILKHLFFKNKRSYGTSLTTSESNLRNFHQHSLTLVHTSECNDISKPSSSRTNNVVSCHNPMTKIELLCNGCVRPITSMPFYKCANEDENCNFVLHEWCTRVPMELKDYPDHPQHPLKFHPNVPDKRFSIFYCRVCDLWGNGFAYSCVQCDYHIDVKCGFIPEKITHQAHPNHVLSRVQEKVHYHPNKCRLCLEGSYWDPFSFLCHTCNVFIHVNCALLLPREIRHKCDKHPLSLSYFPVENHKGEYYCEVCEEEFDPQRCFHHCYECVQSIHSTCAPLIIEFERVEHRYRYRGIYQLVNINVITVTRATV; encoded by the exons ATGGTTACAATTACTCAACATGAGCATCCACTCCGGCTCATAGATTTGCAACCAAATTTTCCACATTATGAAGAAGATTATGATGATGACAGcaatgatgatgacgacgacgatTTAAGTACACAGAAAGCATTTCCATGTTTCCAATGTGATCGGTGTGACAAAGAGATCAATTGGTTTCATAGATATTACTATAAGTGTAAAACTCATTCATGTGACTATTCACTCCATAAGTTTTGTGGAGACCTTCCTCTAACATTAAAACACACATCACACCCTGATCATACTCTTACCCTCTCATATGATCTCGTTACCACGTGCTATTGTGTTTTATGTCGAAGATATGATAGATCTGGATTCTGTTTCAAGTGTTCCAAGTGTAATTTCCAAATTCATGCTAATTGTGTTATAGCATCAACTGAAAATCCATTCATTTACCACCCTAGCCATGGGCACCCTTTAGCAGCTATACTTAAACCAATCTCGTCCAACTGTAATGCTTGTGGAAAAACACATAACGGAACTTTTTATCTGTGTGTCACCTGTTACGACTTTTGCATTCATAGTGACTGTGTGTTCCTaccaaaaacattaaaaattcaAGATACtacaaaaaatattttctttcataATCATCCCCTCATTCTTTCTTATTCCTTCCCAGATCAAGAAGCTAACTTTTACCCTAGGTGCAGGGTGTGTAACAAGTATTTCACTAATGAGAACCTATGGATTTTTAAATGCGAGAAATGCAGGTATTATACTCATCTGGATTGCACAacatcaaaagaagagtcattCATGCCTTTCATCTCATCTTTCG GCAAGAATCTCATCAAAGATTATGAAAATTCCAGTTATCCAGATCTCATTCATCTCCCCTTTCCCGATGAAAGTTATAGCATACTAAAACACctatttttcaaaaacaaaagaagctATGGAACGTCGTTAACAACAAGTGAGAGTAACTTACGCAATTTCCATCAACACTCCCTTACTCTAGTCCATACATCAGAGTGCAATGATATCTCAAAGCCATCCTCCTCAAGAACCAATAATGTTGTATCTTGTCATAACCCAATGACGAAGATTGAACTATTATGCAATGGATGTGTCAGGCCGATCACAAGTATGCCATTTTACAAGTGTGCCAATGAAGACGAGAACTGCAACTTTGTTCTTCATGAGTGGTGCACTCGAGTTCCTATGGAATTGAAAGATTATCCGGATCACCCACAACATCCACTCAAATTCCATCCAAACGTCCCTGATAAGCGTTTCTCCATTTTCTATTGTCGTGTTTGTGACTTGTGGGGTAATGGATTTGCCTATAGCTGTGTACAATGCGACTATCATATCGACGTTAAATGTGGTTTCATTCCAGAAAAAATAACTCACCAAGCTCATCCGAATCATGTCCTCTCAAGGGTTCAGGAAAAAGTTCACTACCACCCAAACAAATGTCGCCTATGTTTGGAAGGAAGTTATTGGGATCCATTTTCATTCCTTTGTCACACTTGTAACGTATTTATACACGTTAATTGTGCTCTTTTATTGCCACGTGAAATCAGGCACAAGTGTGACAAGCACCCCCTAAGCTTGAGTTACTTCCCGGTTGAAAATCATAAGGGTGAATACTATTGTGAAGTTTGTGAGGAGGAATTCGATCCTCAACGATGTTTCCACCATTGTTATGAGTGCGTACAATCAATTCATTCAACTTGTGCACCGCTAATAATTGAGTTTGAAAGAGTTGAACATCGATACCGTTATAGAGGCATTTATCAGTTAgttaatataaatgtaataacCGTCACCCGAGCGACCGTCTGA